A single genomic interval of Armigeres subalbatus isolate Guangzhou_Male chromosome 1, GZ_Asu_2, whole genome shotgun sequence harbors:
- the LOC134205664 gene encoding N-alpha-acetyltransferase 40: protein MSALEEITNSNSAMLATIQQKAIEKANRQVNPMVEFTDFLKYDQNGCELDLYCRKKVDMDPKTLKWAFKLAERNVGPQYKSCSLGWQPKIKQADLNKAWARYVVAVDRKTKKPAGYSMFRFDLDYGRSVVYCYEMQVDSEYQRKGLGAFMLQALETMARHYGMERVVLTVLKNNHDGMRFYKKLGYDVDETSPDKSDMEAYEIMSKSML, encoded by the exons ATGTCGGCCCTCGAAGAAATTACTAACAGCAACTCAGCCATGTTGGCTACTATCCAACAGAAGGCCATCGAGAAAGCTAATCGTCAGGTCAACCCGATGGTAGAGTTCACCGATTTCCTAAAGTACGATCAAAACGGATGCGAGTTGGATCTATATTGCCGAAAGAAGGTCGATATGGATCCCAAGACACTGAAGTGGGCCTTCAAGTTGGCGGAGCGAAACGTCGGACCCCAATACAAAAGCTGCAGTCTCGGGTGGCAACCGAAGATCAAGCAGGCCGATTTGAATAAAGCGTGGGCGCGATACGTGGTGGCCGTGGATCGGAAAACGAAAAAACCGGCCGGCTATTCGATGTTTCGATTCGACCTGGACTACGGACGCAGTGTTGTGTATTGTTACGAAATGCAGGTCGATTCGGAGTACCAACGGAAAGGGCTGGGAGCTTTTATGCTGCAGGCACTGGAAACGATGGCCCGGCATTATGGTATGGAGCGGGTGGTGCTCACGGTGCTGAAGAACAATCATGATGGTATGCGGTTCTACAAGAAGTTAGG ATACGATGTGGATGAGACTTCGCCAGACAAATCCGACATGGAAGCTTATGAAATAATGAGTAAATCTATGCTATAA